One Solanum pennellii chromosome 9, SPENNV200 DNA segment encodes these proteins:
- the LOC114073959 gene encoding F-box protein At4g00893-like — MEDALWSDCIPLDILGLISSRLIAAEYFIFRAVCKRWRDAPLTPPHRPAQSEKSPCLITLRGDSGIIEFFHPVYNVMTTTSIPNPKLMDSRIRSSKGNWLLLSNGSRGMFFFNPVSNDIIELPDLPYDNICPSWTFSCPPDSSSACFVVGIDYAGNPPDVYIIKVGETNWTYHNLDDPADRYKCFCLSACNSPIFFKNNIVYVLGDKGTLGILTINENSIPSWKFYGKPFPRRRLNPIQYVYTAKDVDNEGMLVVFLSHHEGKVEVWRYKMNGEVLEREKITSLDNNKTLFVSSVGSCLKPCIAPGLGNKIYFSMFHNKKGVFYCLVNHKYYSFDYLGIKAYSSLYIFNLFRPTSCIWIDD, encoded by the coding sequence ATGGAGGATGCATTGTGGTCAGATTGTATTCCATTAGATATACTCGGTTTAATATCATCACGTCTGATTGCTgcagaatattttatttttcgtgcCGTTTGTAAACGATGGCGCGACGCACCTTTGACACCTCCACATCGTCCTGCCCAATCAGAAAAATCGCCTTGTTTGATCACATTGCGTGGAGATTCCGGAATTATTGAATTCTTTCATCCTGTGTACAATGTCATGACGACTACTTCTATCCCAAACCCAAAATTAATGGATTCCCGAATTCGTAGTTCAAAAGGTAATTGGTTACTCTTAAGTAATGGTAGCCGTGGCATGTTCTTTTTCAATCCTGTTAGCAATGACATAATTGAGCTTCCTGATCTACCGTATGATAATATTTGCCCTTCTTGGACATTTTCGTGTCCTCCAGACTCATCGTCTGCTTGTTTTGTTGTTGGTATTGATTACGCTGGTAATCCCCCAGACGTATACATCATCAAAGTTGGAGAGACTAATTGGACGTATCATAACTTAGACGATCCAGCAGATAGATATAAATGTTTTTGTTTATCGGCATGCAATAGtccaatatttttcaaaaataatattgtctATGTATTGGGAGATAAAGGAACTTTGGGAATACTGACCATCAACGAAAACTCAATTCCTAGTTGGAAATTTTATGGGAAACCCTTTCCGCGTAGAAGACTAAATCCAATCCAATATGTTTACACGGCAAAAGATGTCGACAACGAAGGAATGTTAGTTGTATTTCTATCTCACCATGAAGGGAAAGTAGAGGTTTGGAGATACAAAATGAACGGAGAAGTGTTGGAGAGGGAAAAAATAACAAGTttagataataataaaacaCTGTTTGTTAGCTCGGTAGGATCGTGCTTGAAACCATGTATTGCACCGGGACTAGGAAAcaagatatatttttcaatgtttCACAACAAAAAGGGTGTTttctattgtttggtcaatcaCAAATATTACTCTTTTGATTATTTGGGCATCAAAGCTTATTCGAGTCTA